CCTTGCTGAATTGACACTCATGGGTGCAAAGCATCATTAAATGCGGCCTTGGTACTGCATCATTCAAGTCAAGATGCTGACACACAACCCAATCCCTACCCCATCCCCCCAACCCAATCCAAAGGAAAGGGGAAAACAAAGAAGCAGCAAGCTACTCCCATACCCACTCATCCTTTGTGCTTCTAGGAGCTCAGAATCTCAGATCATAGACGATTTCAACAATCAATTCCATACTCCTTTCCATAACCCTACCCCTCCAACACAATGGAAGGGGGAAAAAGAAGCAGCAACCAGCTTCTTCCATACCCAATTCGACACAAATTGTCCCTCCATAAATAAAGCTTAGccacaaattttttattgcttGACAAGAGGAACGTGTAACCATGGCaatagaaagaaatataaaacaTGCGTGCAAGCAATAAATGTAATACATTTCAAATGTAATTacaaaaatggaagaagaatatattgatgTGTTAGCAAAACTTCATTTGTGGCATTTCATTAAAGCAAAATTTCCATCGTTGCATTTCATAAAAGCAAAATTTCCGCTACTGCATTTCATAAAAGCAAAATTTCAATTGTGGCATTTCATAAAAACACATTGATCCTTCATGTTGTTACCTGGATCTGCAGGATTTTTTGCCTGCAGCGGATTTCTTGCCTTTAGTTGGGGCCAGCAGAGTTGGATGGCAGAGAATTGGTTGCAGCATTACAAGATTTTGTTTCCATTGGCAGCAGCTTCAGAGATACTTTCCGGCGGTAATCAGACTGAattagaagtaaaaataaaaaatatatcaattcatCAAATTATGAATGACAAACTAAgataatataatataagtttTGCACTTTAATCTTTTATACTAAGGATAGATACAAAAAATGCTCTTAGGCCTTGACGAATGGTTGAGTAATACTAGCATGATGGATATACCTGGCTTGTGGCAGCGGAATACAACTTTTCCTCAAACCTTTTAGCTATTTTCCTTAGCTCATGCAGTCCCTCTGATCCAGAAATAGGAAGATGTCTCTTCAATGCGTCCATGCTAgacataaaaaaacattaaattgtgATAAATTATTGTCATGTAATCATTGAGAagttctaaaaacaaaaaaataaaactcttcaaTAGGAAATCATGCTAGTTCTGCACTGACCATGTCACATAAATTTCCAACCAGAAAACAATATTGCATGAAACAAGGAATTTATAgtaaatagaatatttttattaaggaaGGAAAGGGACTATCATCCCATAATAAGAGAGGGTTTGAGAGTAAGACAACCAGAAAGCTGGTTAACTAATAGGATTCCATGCTTGCATCCCTTCCTTTGAACAAGTCAAACACAAAAGATTGTCTCCTGCAATTTACTCCAGGTTCTAATACCTTTTTTCTCGTTCCTGTTTTGTAATGATCATACTTGAACTTCCTCATGTATTGATTTTTAATGTACCTAACATGCTCACAAGAACTTATGGTGTCTTGCCTGGCTTGAACTCCCAAATACAAGAATCAATGAAATTCAATTGTATTCCCCCAAACAATTCATGGAATTCCAGCTTACATTTCAATTAGACCAAGGATTAAAGCAAGTTCTTTGGTCACTATACTTATTTCTTCCCAATAGGAGAAACTGGTTAGGAGGTTAGAGGCCAAGAATATTTTTAGACCACCTATGTAGACTAGCTTAACCTAGACTAATATTGCTTTTGTTAGAATATAATATACAATATGGGTCCAATTCTTGATAACTTAAAACTTTGAGGAAAATTGATTACTTAACAATATCAGATTTGAGGTTATTCAGAGGTCTCGAGTTGAAATCACTcccccatttatttatttgtctaattATGTGTAATCACAAATGTATGATTTATCTACCACTACTATGATTTGGGAGGATTGAGATTTGTTTGCTACTACCATGATTTATGCCTCTCATGGTAGGTATAGGTCCACATGCATGCCTGGCTTAAACACTCAAACACAAGAatcaatgtttttttctttatcagaAACAATAGATGTATTAATTGATGATAAGAAAacataagaaggatgagaaatcctccccatCAAATACAAGAATCAATGTTGAatccatagttttaaaaggctcaaggcacACCAAGGCGCAAAGTAATCCTGGAGCCTGAGGCACAAGGCGCACCTAAGGCgtgggctttagtgaagtgaggcgcaacctattttccctctatttttctcctatttttcccctatttttattcttcttcttcttctttttcttcacttCTCCAGCACGGCTGAGGCTAGGGTATGATTGGGAGTGATCTCGAGTTGAGAAAGACCAGAAAAAGAGGCTGGAAGGGAGGAACAGACCAAAACGGTGTCGTTTTGgcccattttctttttaaaaggaaTAGGCTCCAAACCGACGTCGTTTTGGCCTGTTCTGTTAAAAAAGAACAGGGGCCAAAATGACACCATTTTGGAcccacaaaataataaataaaaaattagggctCTACAACCCaacggaagaagaagaagaagaagaagagggagaaggagaaggagtgCGTACCTGGTCGAACTGTAGGAGGCGAGTCACGCGACTGCCTCGCGCCTTGCCAGAGGCGAGCGCCTTGCTCGCCTTAGTGGCGCCTTCGTGAAGGGGCGTCGCCTACCTTTAGGCGAGGTGCCAAAGGGTGGCGTCGCGCTGCCCCGAGCCTAGGcgcgcctttcacaactatggtTGAATCAATGAAATTCAATTGTATTCCCCAAACCAACCCAAGGAGTTCTAGCTTAAATTCCAATTAAACCAAGGATTACAACAAGTTCTTTGCTCACCATGCTTATTTCTTACCAATAAGAGAAACCGGTTTGGAGATTAGAGGCCAAGAATATTTTTAAGCCACCTATGCAAACTAGCCCAACCTAGACTAATATTGCTTATGTTAGAATATGATATACAATATGGGTGGGTCCAATTCTTGATaacttaaacttttagaaaattgatGACTTAACACAATATCATATTTTAGGTTAATTAGAGGTCTTGGGTTTAAATCACTCCCccaattatttatttgtctaattATGTGTGATCACAGATGTATGATTTATTTACCACTACTACGATTTGGGAGTAGTGCGATTTGTTTGCTGCTACCATGATTTATGCCTCTCATGGTAGGTATAGGGCCACATGCGCGCAATGGCAAATATGCAATTTGTAGATCGTGGGAATAAACCCACATGAGTGATAAAAATGTGTGACTTGTCTATCACTACTACTATAGTTTGTCTGTCACTCTCGAGGTAGTACAAGAACATGTTTGAGGGAGGTGTTACAACATGATATACATTTGTCTATCACTATTGCAATTTGAGAGGGAGGTGTGTGATCATACATGATCACAAATATATGATTTCTTTGTCACTATTGTGGTTTATAAGTCTCATAACGAGAATGGTCCATATGCGTGTGATCATGGTATGGGGACACACATGAAAGGGAATTTATagcatgatatatattatgGATGCAAATACTAACAGCTTAAACTTAACAACCAGGCTATGAATAGCCACATCATACAACTAGGCTACTCATGATCATTTGTACATGTGTTCTAGATCACCTTCAAAGCTGAATATAGCATTTCATAAAAATGAGGACTGTTCTACAAGCACCAGAATGGTCTCATTAAGGCCCAAGTACAGAGGATAAATGCATATCAATGACATGTTCAAAATCAAATGCATACATAAATATAGATATGGTTGCATAATCAACTCCAATGAGTCAAAgtttctataaaaaattaaaatgggtaagttgtttcatttctttctaaatttttctccCTATTACTCTTTCTTCTGTcaaaaatcattcaaatgatCTAAAACCACGCAAAATGAAATTGTACTCACATTTTGTTAACAATCCTCTGGCGGGCATAAGGAGGAAGTTGAGTCCTCCAATCGCCTCCATCCATGACAGGTTCAGCcttaaaaaaaagggggggaagaagaaaaacttgTCAGCTTTCTGTACTCAATCAAAAAAGAACCTGAGAAAGAAAATCATGCTATGacattaaaaactgaaaatgaAAGCCATAAAGAAAACCACTCGATGATATTGAAATCAAGTGGAGTATTAGTTTTCTCTTCTTtatcaaaaatggaaaatgaaacccTAGAAAGAATGCTACGCTCtgatattaaaatgaatagAAATAGTCAGTTTTCCCCAGCGaatcaaaaatggaaaatgaaatccaaaaaggaaaatcacaCCCTGAAtcgaaatgaataaaaaattggaatgaGTTAAGTCATCAATTTCACTACTGAATCAAAActaccaaaaataaaagaaagaaagaaagacagaAACGAATGGAATAATCAGCTTTCTCAAGTGAATCAACATAGGGAGAGAAATTAATAGAATAATGatcaaaaattgaaatgaaaccCAAGGAACGAAGAATGAATCGAATAATCATTAGTTTTCTCTACTGAATcagaaattgaaaaagaaaccagGAAAGAAAATCAGAAATTGGATCATCTGTTTTCTctaatatgtcaaaaaatgaaaatgaaagccAAGAAAGAAAACTACGCTTTGGTGTTGAAATCAAGTTGAATTATTAGTTTTCTCTTCTGTatcaaaattggaaaatgaaacCCTAGAAAGAATGCTACGTTCTGACATTAAAATGAATAGAAAGAGTCAGTTTTTTTCCAAATCCGAAAAAGGAAAACACGCCCTGGATCGAAATGAATTGAGCTATCGGCCTTCCCTACTgaatcaaaaattgaaaatgaaaaccaaaaaggaGAAAGTAAGAAGGAACCCGGGGCCACGAGAGATTGGGATGAGAGAATGGTTGCACTGAAACCCTTGCATTTCTGATTGGGAGTGTCATGGCGTTGATCGCCTGGGCTAAATTTTTTTGCTTCTGTTGATGTATCCACTCACACCCAGCTGATTCTCCCCTTTCTGTACGTTCGTCACAGGAGGAGTTGAAGTGCAAGCGTGCGGGGTCGTGTCTTACATAGACGTGGATTCGACTCCGATGGGTCGAACCGACCCGTATGTGATGTGTCTTACTTAAcctcaaaactttttttaaagCCGGGCTAATTCCATTCACCACTTTAAAGTTTTAGTTAAATACCATTAGTCcctattgatttaaaaaaaaaattaaatatcttttttattttaaattagaaggaaagtaaataaaaatatcaaatagaaagaataaagaacatatttcatgaaatttcaaatgaatAAACGTTAAATATATTTAGCTAAAACTTCAAAGAAATCGAtgaaataaattctaaaaataatgttcaaactattttcaaatgttGAATAATTTGTTCTATTAAGATTTTTcgtcataatttaaaatttaaactactCTTTGTAAAGAAATTGAGAACTTAAAAATTCTCCCCCGCAAATCCTTTGAAATTActttaagctatgtttggttctcagaaaatttgagagaaaatgcaagggaaagaaaatacaaaggaaaaatagaaggaaataaaaagtgaaagaaaataaaaaatggattaaaagttgataagttatttttattttttacttcaaactcattttatttattttaactcatcaatataaagattaaataattttaaaatacataagtttttaattagttttaattatatttgattttcttttatatttttcatagtacaaccaaacatgaaaaaatcattttcctttgcattttttttcttttcttagtatttttcaggaaccaaacataaccttaatttaTCTCACTTTCTTAGAGTAGTTGTTTGTTTTGTTGGCTTATAGTTGTTAAGTTCTTTTTTCTCCTCAAATTCATACAATGCAACCATACAAATGTTCTTTGAGTTGCCAAGAACATTTTGGGAAAGAAATGgagtgaaatttgatttttgtaccactttttttttccttttttctttttttactatttcaagAAACAAATATGAAAGTGCACTTTGTTTAAGTTGTTTCTTTGTTGGATCTAGGAAAATTATGATAATAGAATAGAGACTTGTTTACATTTGGGAAATGGGTAACCAAGTAAACAATTTGTTTGGCTTCTAGGAAAATTATATGTCAAAATAACAACAGAAAAATGTCGCAAATTATTCAATCTttagtttttctatttatttaattgatttatttctactcttttcttggattttttatGTATGACACTTTTTGTTATAtatcccttttttattttagaataaagaGTCATGacaatgttaattttatttttaaaaattaattttttttcatgatatttctaaataaaaagtTCAACCAACCATTGACTTTTTTTATAGTTTCCAAATGCAGAAGCCATTAAAGTTCTTTTTTACATTTTGATTACTACTACAAGGGTTTATTAGGgttgatttttaatttgttgGACATGATACATTTTCCAAATCCCCTTTGgtttatattttaactttttcctttctctaTTGTTTCACATGCATCAAATGATTTTATGCTTTAGAACTGCCATACATCAAGAATAATGAAAGATTAGaaattaagtcaaaatagtgaaaacatGTCCGTAAAGGAAAATGTTGCAAAAATAATTGGTTGATGGATGCTTGTCgatatatattctattttgcTAAgttggtgtttattttttgactgaatagaaaaaaaaaatatttggctttttctattaaattaaaagtaatctattaatatcaatcaatatgATGAAAGTAAACTTATTATTATGACAAAGTAAACTTATTTTTTCTCCATCTCGATATCCAATTCTTCTCTCTAGGGGAAGATACAAGATGAAGAACAAAATGAGAGGAATTAGCTAATCAAAGACACTCGAATATAGACAACTAGTGAACATGAGGATGAGTATGTTGTGATATTGATTATTGAAGAAACCAAGGCTACAACTAGAATAGTAACACTCGGAGAAAGTAATGACACTAAACTACCCAAATCTGAAATCAAAGCCCCCTACTCTTTAGTACCTAAAAACTCATCTCTTTAAGAATATTCCTTAAGCTCTACTATTATAACTTCTCCTAATATTGATTTAGATACTTTTATGGTTTACAACTTACCTTTTAGGCATAATTGTGGCAAGTCACCAAATTGGTACTCATCAAATTTCCAAGAGAAAAGATCCATATACCCAATTACAAATTATGTATCTACTTGAAGTTATCAAAATGTCTCAAGGAGTTTGCATATAAATAATCCTAATGCCACATTCCAAACAAGGTCCAAAAAGCTTTAATTAACCCCTCAAAATGGGTTCAAgtcataaaagaaaagaaggagaaCCTACAGAAAATTGAAATATAGACCCTTCTCTcattgtcaaaaggaaaacaaatagtAAGGTATAAGTGGGTATTCTCCATCAAATATAAGATGAACGGGTCTATCGAGAGATACAAGGTGAGACTGGTGGTGAAAAGATATACATAGAAATATGGCGTAGATTATCAGGAGGTCTTATTACATGTGGCAAAATTGAATACCATCAGAGTTTTGTTATCTCTCATAGCAAATTTGGAGTGGTCATTACAtcaatttgatgtaaaaaaaaaatgcatttctctATAGCGACCTTGAGAATGAGGTTTACATGGATATTCCACTTGGATATACTACATCCACTAAGTCTCGAGTTGTATGTAAGTTACAATGGGCTTTGTAAGAGCTAAAACAATCACCCCACATGTGGTTCAATCATTTTAACATAGCTATAAAAAAGTATGGGTTTCAATAAAGCAACTCAAATCATCCTTTGTTCTTGAAAAGCTTATTAGGAAAATTATTAGCTCTTAtaattgtagaccctcaattttgtccctttagcacatgtctttaaatttACTTCTAGTGCTCTACGGTAGTttcttggtggcccattactactcgtacgACTTACCTTTTTTGAGTCACCCTGGAGATTTTGGCTGAGAGATTATctgaccccttattgtgactcttggcaaccctaatttagacttaggcttttcttgctttttttaggatagcttttagatacacttggcccattaggcaccaccctaggcccacttagtctcaccttaggcccgtttaggcacactGGACCTATTAAGACTTTTTTAGCGTGATTTATATGACTTGTGTGTTTGCATGGCTCGAGGGGCTCAGTTTTTGtttacttgtttatttttaattttagttttagttttatgattatcgatcactcgttttttatttatttgttatcttcatctttatattattttccttaacttatttatttattaattgtttaactgttttttaatttgtttacttatttagttattcattcaattatttactttaaaaaatttcatgcttttgcaaggaaacttaccgttggagtttaaggaaagtgcgactctccttggaaggttttggagggggaGTTTGAAATTGGGAGGATTGTTTTCAAATGGGAAGATTGgaagaagaagggaaaaaaaaaaaagaggaatcTCTCACAACCATATAAGGAGTAGACTACCATCATGAGGAGAGGAAGAATTTTTTGGcaaagagagaggaaaagagaattttttttttttgagaacacGCAAGAGAGAATTTTTCGAGCAAAGAGGACACGTGATATTCTTTTTTGAAAGAGAGAGGAACAGAGGATTTTCTAGGAGGAGGCATTTTAACGCATCAAAGGCAGATTTTTTTCATAACACAGGttagtttttgaaagagttttcatttttttttattagatgtctttttttctttttttttttaattccaatttaatttagtattaattcATTTGTTAGTATAGCTTGAATGAGTTTGTgtgttttagttttgattcattatattagaaaaaagaatgatttgatccctatttaattttgattgattgcatcaaattgaaaacattcgagttttatttatttatttattcatgtatttgctacttttttaattacttgtaattcatttatttatttattgataaaattgatctcatatttgaaagttcatatttttagtttgctttgatttaatgtggttcaatttaattagtttagatacttttatagttttagttcattaataaaattgattctatatttaaaagttcatgtctttagtttacttttgatttagtttaattcatctatttagttcaaatacatttatagttttagttcattgataaaattgattctatgtttgaaagtttgcgtttttaggttgctttaatttaatttgattcattatagttagtttagatattttttatagtttagttcattaataaaattgatcccatgtttgaaagtttcagtttttttttagtttgctttgatttaataattcatattcattattttaggtgtttttatagttttagtttattaataaaattgatcccatgtttggaagttcatatttttagtattctttgatttaatttggttcattttaattaggttatgtgtttttatagttttatttatttattgataaaattgattctttatttaaaagttcatgtttttagtgtactttgatttaatttaattcatctatttagtttagacacttttataatttttggttcatcaataaaattaattctatgcttgaaagtacatatttttagtttgttttggttcattagtaaaattaattctatatttgaaagttcatgtttttagtttaatttagtcaaacttgttttaattagtttaggcacttctataattttagttccttactTGAATTGATCCCTTTTTAGTTattgtttcaaaatcattaatattaGATCCTGATCACCCTTATCTAAacttatatgcttttaaaatcctagcggTTAGTTAATGAATTGATACTTTGTTAGTTTCAAATTaatacactttattgctttcaaattaatttctttttatttttaaaatataacactattctcaaagtctcatttccttaaaaatccatttcaaaaattcatttagagtttcttagaatcaaaagatccctttaacaatccatttcaaaaattcatttagagttcttagaatcaaaatctcattttttaaaataatgtgcaaccatgttttgatcggttcacatctttcaaataaaattacagttttgaataaaacacgaatcaaagcttatggtcccaaataaat
This DNA window, taken from Vitis riparia cultivar Riparia Gloire de Montpellier isolate 1030 chromosome 13, EGFV_Vit.rip_1.0, whole genome shotgun sequence, encodes the following:
- the LOC117929022 gene encoding mediator of RNA polymerase II transcription subunit 15a-like: MTLPIRNARVSVQPFSHPNLSWPRAEPVMDGGDWRTQLPPYARQRIVNKIMDALKRHLPISGSEGLHELRKIAKRFEEKLYSAATSQSDYRRKVSLKLLPMETKSCNAATNSLPSNSAGPN